Proteins found in one Quercus robur chromosome 2, dhQueRobu3.1, whole genome shotgun sequence genomic segment:
- the LOC126713624 gene encoding inactive protein RESTRICTED TEV MOVEMENT 2-like, with translation MEIELGLKITQTRGDLTSTADFRIAKDRAGPVFLSRENDTMFILTAHLKGFKREKIDIKINEDGTRIAVSGEKPVQEMVMIGWVVYKKRVEIRGFRKVFKIPERVVLDQIKAKFNEEESSLTIVMPKLDKGTHGVGIEEVQEEEVERDGKGKLEMEQVVANEAFQKDSVGEKIQEEPKEPKIQSIEETGGVVKKTDGGLSEETEIVEEIIKNDTTAEKSLEKPRDPKMKSEEEPHQTAEEEADKGGLEAAKPVPTELPKRADGDLNAKVGQEKPDTVQTIAYKREKETQQVAETSKEAKEIKQVTETSEKVKEITHQRELEEAAPEKVEKYTAGEFGQAEHKIPQEKQKQKPDREPQQAETPQHDKDEIKKREETHGVVNEIQEARNKSCQEKEGESFNEEKPKELGEKASQKKQPTPERSKLCTPLGAAGSAVLVALIVLVVHRVRAKKT, from the exons ATGGAGATAGAATTGGGACTCAAAATCACCCAAACCAGGGGTGATCTCACCTCCACGGCTGATTTTCGGATTGCAAAAGACCGAGCAGGTCCTGTTTTCTTGTCTAGGGAAAATGACACCATGTTCATTCTCACTGCCCATCTCAAAg gttttaagagagaaaaaattgatataaagaTAAATGAAGACGGGACAAGGATTGCGGTGAGTGGGGAGAAACCGGTGCAGGAGATGGTGATGATAGGCTGGGTAGTATACAAGAAAAGGGTGGAAATCAGGGGGTTCAGAAAGGTTTTCAAAATTCCTGAACGGGTGGTTTTAGACCAGATCAAGGCAAAGTTTAATGAAGAAGAATCATCCTTGACAATTGTCATGCCTAAATTGGACAAAGGAACCCATGGGGTTGGAATTGAGGAAGTACAGGAAGAGGAGGTCGAGAGAGATGGTAAAGGAAAATTAGAAATGGAGCAAGTTGTAGCTAATGAGGCTTTTCAAAAAGACTCTGTTGGAGAAAAAATTCAGGAGGAACCCAAAGAGCCAAAAATTCAAAGTATCGAAGAAACTGGCGGGGTTGTGAAGAAGACCGATGGAGGGCTCTCAGAAGAGACTGAAATTGTAGAAGAGATTATCAAAAATGACACTACTGCGGAGAAATCTCTTGAGAAACCTAGAGATCCCAAGATGAAAAGTGAGGAAGAACCTCATCAAACTGCAGAAGAGGAGGCTGATAAAGGGGGACTTGAAGCAGCAAAACCTGTTCCCACCGAGTTGCCTAAAAGAGCTGATGGGGATTTGAACGCAAAGGTTGGGCAGGAGAAACCAGATACAGTGCAAACTATAGcttataaaagagagaaagaaactcAACAGGTAGCAGAGACAtcaaaagaagcaaaagagatTAAGCAGGTCACAGAGACATCAGAGAAAGTAAAAGAGATTACGCATCAAAGAGAATTGGAAGAAGCTGCTCCCGAAAAGGTAGAAAAATACACAGCGGGTGAATTTGGTCAGGCAGAACATAAAATACCTCAAGAAAAGCAAAAGCAGAAACCTGATCGAGAACCCCAACAAGCAGAAACTCCACAGCATGATAAAgatgaaatcaagaaaagagaagaaactcATGGCGTAGTAAATGAAATTCaagaagcaagaaacaaaagttGTCAAGAGAAAGAAGGTGAATCTTTCAACGAAGAGAAACCGAAAGAGCTTGGTGAGAAAGCAAGTCAGAAAAAGCAGCCCACTCCAGAAAGGTCTAAGCTCTGTACTCCTCTTGGTGCTGCAGGATCAGCTGTTCTTGTCGCTCTCATAGTTCTTGTTGTTCATAGGGTTAGAGCTAAGAAAACATAA